A region of the Bacillus spongiae genome:
ATCAGATATCCCTAATGCGTCAGCAGCAATTTTTTTGAACACGATTTTCTCATCTCCTCAAAAATATTATCTATCTCACTCAGTTTAACAAGGGGGTCGAACAATTGACACTACTTTCTGCTGGATGGTGAGGGCCTCCACACGAAACATCCCACCTGTTTAACCAACCAAATCCCATCTTAGAATACTGATGATTTATACAGAATCAACCATTTAATTATCCTATTATTTGTAGTATATTTAGAGAGTCGAAATAAATAGTTGAGAGGGTTTTACCATGTGGAAAAATAAAAATGTTTGGATATTACTACTTGGGGAATTTATTGCAGGATTAGGACTATGGCTTGGAATTATTGGTAATTTAGAATTTATGCAAGCAAAAGTACCCTCTGATTTTGTTAAATCTCTCATTCTTGCATCAGGGATACTTGCAGGATTGGCAGTTGGGCCTTTGGCTGGGCGTATTACAGATCAAGTTCGAAAGAAAACCGTCATGCTCATAGCTGGATTCTTCCGATCTGTTAGTGTCTTAATTATGTTAATAGCCATTGAAACCAATTCCGTCATATGGATGATTGTGTTCTTAGTCAGCATTCAAATTTCTGCGGCTTTTTATTTTCCCGCTCTTCAAGCAGCGATTCCATTAATAGTGAAAGAAAAAGATTTACTTCAATTGAACGCCATTCACATGAATGTCTCTACTTTATCACGGATTGCAGGGACAGCAATCGCTGGCCTTTTTGTTGTTATTATGTCACTATCTACGCTCTATCTACTATCCCTTATTGCCTATTTAGGGTTATTCATCATAACATGGTTCCTTACGATAAATGAAACGGTATCAAAAACAACCCTTTCAAGTGAAACGAGAAAAAAAGGGGGATTTAAAGAGGTATTCCCCATCATTAAAGGGCTCCCAATTGTATTCATGACCCTTGTTATGACACTTATCCCTCTCTTATTTATAGGTGGATTTAACTTAATCGTAATCAATATAAGTGAACTGCAGGATAGTGCTTCAATTAAAGGATGGATTTATGCTACTGAAGGTATTGCATTTATGACTGGTGCCTTTATTGTCAAAAGAATTAGCGGAAAACTATCTCCTTATAAAATTCTTTTTGGTTTTTCATTTGTCATCGGCATTTCACAACTAATGCTATATTTTGCTCAAATTCCGTGGATGACAGTGCTTGTTTTTGCTATTTTCGGTTTTTCAGTTGGCTGCTTTTTCCCGACTGCTTCCACTATTTTTCAAACGAGAGTCCCAAAGGAATTTCATGGTCGATTTTTCTCATTCAAAAATATGCTTGATCGTTTTATTTTTCAAGTTGTGTTACTCCTCACTGGATCACTATTAGATTTAATTGGCTTGCAACTAATGGGCATTTTGCTTGGCATTCTTTCCATTGTTATGACATCCTTCTTCTTTTCAAAGTTTAAACAATACCGAAAAAATAGGATGTTGAAGGAAGCAAGCTAAAGTTAAACACACCTATTTAGGTGTGTTTTTTGTATAATAATGATTATTATTATCAATAATATAAAAGCGAGACAATCACGCGATTGATTGTCTCACCATTTTTCTTCTATACTCCTGGTTCAAATGTCTTACAATCTGTTTCTTCACTATTACTTGCTTTATTTCCCTTATGGCTCACAACAAAAATCTCTGAAGCACCACATTTTTTCCCGTGCTGATTATACACACAGTTCATAACTTCACACAATACATCTTGTGCCATTCCTTCTCACCTCCTCTGTTTTAGAATTCACCTTAAAGGAAAAGCTCATACATCATAACGAGATGAATTCTAAGTCATCCAAATTTCCCTAAGAATCCATAAAAAGGACGCCCTTTGTCTAAAAGGCGTCAACTTTACGTATTAGAAAAAATCAATTGTTCATTTACCCATGTGCTCTTTTCTCTAAATCCTTTGCTGTTTGGCTAGTCTCTACATCCTTTTCATCTTTTAATGTTCCAAATAGGACGTCTACAAAAGGATTTGAAACACCATACCAATAGTTTTCATTTTTAAAATGATGAAGAAGATGAATCTTCTTTAGCCATACACCAAATTTTGTCTTAGGCTTAATAGGTCGATGAGCAATATAGTGTTTCCATTCATACATCAATAGCATACAGATTAGCCCTAAGCTGAAGGCAAATGTCCACATAAGGTTACTCGTAATAAAATAAAAGATTGTCGCTAAAACAAATAAATTAGGCAGGCTGTACCATATAGGTAAAAATAACAATTTTAAATCATTTGGATACTTATGGTGATCATAATGTAAGCGCTTTAATAAATTTAGAAAAAAAATATTTTTAGGCGCC
Encoded here:
- a CDS encoding MFS transporter, which translates into the protein MWKNKNVWILLLGEFIAGLGLWLGIIGNLEFMQAKVPSDFVKSLILASGILAGLAVGPLAGRITDQVRKKTVMLIAGFFRSVSVLIMLIAIETNSVIWMIVFLVSIQISAAFYFPALQAAIPLIVKEKDLLQLNAIHMNVSTLSRIAGTAIAGLFVVIMSLSTLYLLSLIAYLGLFIITWFLTINETVSKTTLSSETRKKGGFKEVFPIIKGLPIVFMTLVMTLIPLLFIGGFNLIVINISELQDSASIKGWIYATEGIAFMTGAFIVKRISGKLSPYKILFGFSFVIGISQLMLYFAQIPWMTVLVFAIFGFSVGCFFPTASTIFQTRVPKEFHGRFFSFKNMLDRFIFQVVLLLTGSLLDLIGLQLMGILLGILSIVMTSFFFSKFKQYRKNRMLKEAS
- a CDS encoding DUF1540 domain-containing protein — its product is MAQDVLCEVMNCVYNQHGKKCGASEIFVVSHKGNKASNSEETDCKTFEPGV
- a CDS encoding sterol desaturase family protein, giving the protein MKSKGLYRDFFLHPDIFIMVCVFIGIASYVFVQESIGTISLFFLVGLVTFMFSEYLTHRFLFHLKAPKNIFFLNLLKRLHYDHHKYPNDLKLLFLPIWYSLPNLFVLATIFYFITSNLMWTFAFSLGLICMLLMYEWKHYIAHRPIKPKTKFGVWLKKIHLLHHFKNENYWYGVSNPFVDVLFGTLKDEKDVETSQTAKDLEKRAHG